Proteins found in one Clostridium butyricum genomic segment:
- a CDS encoding NUDIX hydrolase, whose amino-acid sequence MTYKHIVFDIDGTLIDTEYAILHSLQKTLEVTLNKKIEISKLTFALGIPGENALEKLGVDNISATLELWIENMNEFSDRINIFSGIDDVLKALTSSGYKLGIVTSKTKDEFIQDFYKLEINNYFDIVVCADDTEKHKPFPDPLIKYMELSRVEKHEILYIGDTEYDMNCARLSKIDFALAGWGVHTNKHIQATYYLKEPTDIFTILFSKRNKKNLSDWLKWAMELQFIGQVGLTYSKDNFDIERFQRIREISAEILSNYTDYGVEKINDIFCNETGFQTPKIDTRAAIFNNDKILLVKELDGKWSLPGGWVDVNQSIYSNIIKEVKEEAGLKVIPKKIIAAQDRNKHNYPVYAYGICKVFILCENNGGKFETNIETIESEYFSMDNLPDLALEKNTVEQIKMCFASNNSDKWEALFD is encoded by the coding sequence ATGACATATAAACATATTGTTTTTGATATAGACGGAACTTTAATAGATACTGAGTATGCTATTTTACATTCGTTGCAAAAGACTTTAGAAGTAACATTAAATAAGAAGATAGAAATTTCTAAATTAACTTTTGCTTTAGGGATACCTGGGGAAAATGCCCTGGAAAAATTGGGTGTTGATAATATTTCTGCAACGTTAGAACTTTGGATTGAAAACATGAATGAATTCAGTGATAGAATAAACATTTTCTCAGGTATAGATGATGTTTTAAAAGCACTTACATCATCTGGTTATAAACTAGGTATTGTTACATCTAAAACAAAAGATGAATTCATTCAAGATTTTTATAAGCTTGAAATTAATAATTATTTTGACATTGTAGTTTGTGCAGATGATACTGAAAAACATAAGCCATTTCCTGATCCTCTTATTAAATATATGGAATTATCAAGAGTTGAAAAACATGAGATTCTTTATATAGGTGATACTGAATATGATATGAATTGTGCAAGATTATCTAAAATTGATTTTGCATTAGCTGGCTGGGGAGTTCATACTAATAAGCATATACAAGCTACATACTATTTAAAAGAGCCTACTGATATATTTACCATTTTATTCTCAAAGAGAAATAAAAAGAATCTTTCAGATTGGTTAAAGTGGGCTATGGAACTTCAGTTTATAGGTCAAGTTGGTTTGACGTATTCAAAGGACAATTTTGATATAGAAAGATTTCAAAGAATAAGAGAAATATCTGCTGAAATATTAAGTAACTATACAGATTATGGTGTTGAGAAAATAAATGATATTTTCTGTAATGAAACAGGCTTTCAAACTCCTAAAATAGATACAAGAGCTGCTATTTTTAATAATGATAAAATTTTATTAGTAAAAGAGTTAGATGGAAAATGGTCATTACCAGGTGGCTGGGTAGATGTAAATCAATCTATATATAGTAATATTATAAAAGAAGTTAAGGAAGAAGCAGGGTTAAAAGTTATTCCTAAAAAAATAATTGCTGCACAGGATAGAAATAAACATAATTATCCTGTTTATGCTTATGGAATATGTAAAGTATTTATACTTTGCGAAAATAATGGCGGGAAATTTGAAACAAATATAGAAACTATAGAGTCTGAATATTTTTCTATGGATAATCTCCCAGATTTAGCGTTAGAAAAAAATACTGTTGAACAAATAAAAATGTGTTTTGCATCCAATAATTCAGATAAGTGGGAAGCTTTATTTGACTAA
- a CDS encoding helix-turn-helix transcriptional regulator: protein MKKVNCIEFRNGSRQELLPNIEPDFPYIASYAEIDKYIGRFVPWHWHKEIEMFYIESGVLEYYTPQGKIVFPKGSGGIVNSNVLHMTRPQSGIENNIQFLHIFDTNFLSGQEGSRIEKKYITPFITATHVEILPLFPDVQEHVSILNKLYDSFKFSSDDYGYELKLRSVICDIWCQTLKLTDKLLNKRGNNCDINDKLKIMMIYIHEQYSQKISIAQIANAAFISERECFRIFNKYLNITPVQYLKNFRIEKACFMLTNTKESIINISYACGFGSSSYFGKVFNEHVGCKPLEYRKIWQDNYIIKQK, encoded by the coding sequence ATGAAAAAAGTAAATTGTATAGAATTTCGAAATGGAAGCAGGCAAGAGCTATTACCTAATATAGAACCTGATTTTCCATATATAGCTTCATATGCAGAAATCGATAAATATATAGGCCGGTTTGTTCCTTGGCATTGGCATAAAGAAATAGAAATGTTTTATATAGAAAGTGGAGTATTAGAATATTATACGCCACAAGGAAAAATAGTTTTTCCTAAGGGATCTGGAGGAATTGTAAATTCTAATGTTCTTCACATGACTAGACCACAAAGTGGAATAGAGAATAATATTCAATTTTTACATATTTTTGATACTAATTTTTTAAGTGGACAGGAAGGTAGCCGAATAGAGAAGAAATATATTACTCCATTTATTACTGCAACTCATGTTGAAATATTACCGCTATTTCCTGATGTACAGGAACATGTGTCAATTTTAAATAAACTTTATGATTCTTTTAAATTTTCTAGTGATGATTATGGATATGAATTAAAACTTCGTTCAGTTATTTGTGATATATGGTGTCAAACCTTAAAGCTTACAGATAAGTTATTAAATAAAAGGGGGAATAATTGTGATATAAATGATAAATTAAAAATAATGATGATTTATATTCATGAACAATACTCACAAAAAATTTCTATTGCTCAAATTGCTAATGCAGCCTTTATAAGTGAACGAGAATGTTTTAGAATATTTAATAAGTACTTGAATATAACTCCAGTACAATACTTGAAAAATTTTCGTATAGAAAAAGCATGTTTTATGTTAACAAATACTAAAGAAAGTATTATTAATATAAGCTATGCATGTGGGTTTGGAAGTAGTAGCTATTTTGGGAAAGTATTTAATGAACATGTAGGATGTAAACCATTAGAATACCGTAAAATTTGGCAGGATAATTATATTATTAAGCAGAAATAG
- a CDS encoding NAD(P)/FAD-dependent oxidoreductase, translated as MKNQYVQGKPLFTYINKNKTQYPYLTKNLETDICIIGGGVTGAIASYYFSKNNIKTVVLEKKRIAHLSTSVTTSLLQYELDDNLSELTEYTTIENALKSYNLGLKALNEIEDFINLHENKCDYRKRDTLLYTSKKDEVNSIKIEYNLRKENGFDVEYIDENNNTYGCDIKAGIISKNGGAELDPYKYTHQLLKVALNNGASVYENTEVIDLIHNDNYIDVITEYGYTVKAKKVIVATGYNTKLFSNRNFATKTTTFNIVTKSLSNLESWNDRILIRDNCNPYHYLRTTVDNRIIIGGEDVDFIPDIFNEKLANEKYDLLESKLKSMFKDIKNIEIEFKYCGAFASTPDNLGFVGPDKKHNNLWYLLGYGANGILFAILGAIMLSQLYSGKENKDMKLFKVDRFDN; from the coding sequence ATGAAGAATCAATATGTTCAAGGAAAACCTTTGTTTACTTATATAAATAAAAATAAAACTCAATATCCTTACTTGACCAAAAATCTTGAAACGGATATTTGCATAATTGGTGGAGGAGTTACTGGAGCTATAGCATCATATTATTTCAGTAAAAATAATATTAAAACTGTAGTATTAGAAAAAAAAAGAATAGCACATCTAAGTACAAGTGTAACTACATCTCTTTTACAATATGAATTAGATGATAATTTGTCAGAGCTCACAGAATATACAACTATTGAAAATGCATTAAAATCCTATAATTTAGGACTTAAGGCTCTTAATGAAATAGAAGATTTTATAAATTTACACGAAAACAAATGTGATTATAGAAAGAGAGATACTCTACTATACACATCAAAAAAAGATGAGGTTAATAGCATAAAAATAGAATATAATCTCAGAAAAGAAAATGGATTCGATGTTGAATATATAGATGAAAATAACAATACCTATGGATGTGATATAAAGGCGGGTATAATATCAAAAAATGGAGGAGCAGAATTAGATCCGTATAAATATACCCATCAATTACTAAAGGTAGCTTTAAACAATGGTGCGAGTGTATATGAAAATACAGAAGTTATAGATTTAATTCATAATGATAACTACATAGATGTTATAACAGAATATGGTTACACTGTAAAAGCAAAAAAAGTAATAGTTGCAACAGGTTATAATACCAAGTTATTTTCCAATAGAAACTTCGCAACTAAAACAACTACATTTAACATAGTAACAAAATCTCTTTCTAATTTGGAAAGCTGGAATGATAGAATACTTATAAGAGATAACTGTAATCCCTACCATTATCTAAGAACTACTGTAGATAATAGGATTATTATAGGTGGTGAAGATGTTGATTTTATACCAGACATATTTAATGAAAAATTAGCTAATGAGAAATACGATTTATTAGAAAGTAAGTTAAAATCAATGTTTAAGGATATTAAAAATATAGAAATAGAATTCAAATACTGTGGAGCTTTTGCATCAACGCCTGATAATTTAGGGTTTGTTGGTCCTGATAAAAAGCATAATAATCTATGGTATTTATTAGGATATGGTGCAAATGGAATTTTATTTGCCATATTAGGTGCTATAATGTTATCACAGTTATATAGCGGTAAAGAAAATAAAGATATGAAATTATTTAAGGTAGACAGATTTGATAATTAA
- a CDS encoding SdpI family protein translates to MFISNLFIPVLMIIFGKIFSDYPPKTINGTYGYRTSMSKKNQDTWNFAHEYCGKLWWKIGWIMLLISILIQLLFNSNASYILTFILIVQSIVLLGSILPVEKALKKNFDKDGNRR, encoded by the coding sequence ATGTTTATCAGCAATTTGTTTATTCCAGTTTTAATGATTATATTTGGAAAAATTTTTTCGGATTATCCGCCTAAAACAATAAATGGGACATACGGTTATAGAACGTCTATGTCTAAAAAGAATCAAGACACATGGAATTTTGCACATGAATACTGTGGTAAGCTTTGGTGGAAAATAGGATGGATTATGTTATTAATTTCTATTCTAATACAATTATTATTCAATTCAAATGCTAGTTATATACTGACTTTTATACTCATTGTTCAATCTATAGTATTACTTGGGTCTATATTACCAGTAGAAAAAGCATTAAAGAAGAATTTTGATAAAGATGGTAATCGACGATAA
- a CDS encoding GNAT family N-acetyltransferase, with protein sequence MKLKLAKKNDLNNLKVTYKEIIENMNKNNIDIWDEIYPCEFFKNDIENKSLYVLNEGDDIVAAFALSKSNDGENHVKWENAKEKALYIDRLGVNVNYLRQGIGGIIIKNAIEIAKAQNVKYLRLFVVDVNKPAINLYLKNGFKQVDGIYEEKFDDFVLREYGFEMEILR encoded by the coding sequence ATGAAACTGAAATTGGCAAAAAAAAATGATTTAAACAATCTTAAAGTAACATATAAAGAAATAATTGAGAATATGAATAAAAATAACATAGATATTTGGGATGAAATATATCCTTGTGAATTTTTCAAAAATGACATTGAAAATAAAAGTCTTTATGTGTTAAATGAAGGGGATGATATAGTAGCTGCATTTGCTTTATCCAAATCAAACGATGGTGAAAATCATGTTAAATGGGAAAATGCAAAAGAGAAAGCCCTTTATATAGACCGTTTAGGAGTTAACGTGAATTATTTGAGGCAAGGAATAGGTGGAATAATAATAAAAAATGCTATAGAAATTGCAAAAGCACAAAATGTTAAGTATTTGAGATTATTCGTTGTAGATGTAAATAAACCAGCTATAAACTTATATTTAAAAAATGGTTTTAAGCAAGTTGATGGAATTTATGAAGAAAAATTTGATGATTTTGTATTGCGTGAATATGGATTTGAAATGGAAATATTGAGATAA
- a CDS encoding DHA2 family efflux MFS transporter permease subunit, with protein sequence MNENNNGESNPWLTMIVVIVGTFMAVLSSSIINVALTKMMTVFGVALDDIKWVMTAYTLTLGAIIPLTGYLQDVFGAKKVYTFALAIFTIGSGLCGFAWSNSSMIAFRVFQAIGGGMMQPVGMTIIYSVFPRKKIGLALGVYGIAAMAAPAIGPTLGGMIIEKLDWRLIFTVNIPIGIIGVLLSMIILKDEPIKAFKSFDIVGFLSSTIGIVCLLYVIGKGNSINWNDIENPILVAVGVLSIILFVFNELMHPMPLLDLRVLKSFDFTISLVIISVMTIGLMGGSYIVPLFLQNIRGYTPMEAGMIMFPSALIMSFMMPISGSLFDKFGAKIVAVPGLIILAIGTFMLSTSININSTKGSIIAISCLRNIGLGLAMMPISSAGLNTIKGEMISRASALNSTVRQIASSVAVTMMTVIMQSQTNYNYSKLSDQISIYNKSAVDTISALTKSYMGSGLPQDSAKIAAVSQLAKSIQGQATVDAMAYSISVTGVITIIAIFLTLFMRRYRVTRKPKDKNDTIEEKVVSVE encoded by the coding sequence GTGAATGAAAATAATAATGGGGAGTCAAATCCATGGTTAACAATGATTGTGGTTATTGTTGGTACTTTTATGGCAGTATTGAGTTCAAGTATAATTAATGTTGCATTAACAAAAATGATGACTGTATTTGGTGTAGCCTTAGATGATATAAAATGGGTAATGACAGCTTATACATTGACACTTGGAGCAATCATTCCATTAACAGGGTATCTTCAAGATGTATTTGGAGCAAAAAAAGTATATACCTTTGCATTGGCAATTTTTACAATTGGATCTGGATTGTGTGGATTTGCTTGGAGTAATTCCAGTATGATTGCTTTCCGTGTATTTCAAGCTATTGGAGGAGGTATGATGCAACCAGTTGGTATGACAATAATATATTCAGTATTCCCAAGAAAAAAGATTGGCCTTGCACTTGGAGTTTATGGAATAGCAGCAATGGCAGCACCAGCTATAGGCCCAACCCTTGGAGGAATGATAATAGAAAAATTGGACTGGAGGCTTATATTTACTGTAAACATACCAATAGGAATAATAGGTGTATTACTTTCTATGATAATTTTAAAAGATGAACCAATTAAAGCATTTAAGTCTTTTGATATAGTAGGATTTTTATCTTCCACAATAGGAATTGTATGTTTACTGTACGTTATTGGAAAAGGTAATTCAATTAACTGGAATGATATTGAAAATCCAATATTAGTAGCTGTGGGAGTTCTTAGTATTATATTATTTGTTTTTAATGAGCTTATGCATCCAATGCCACTTTTAGACCTTAGAGTGCTTAAATCATTTGATTTTACAATAAGTCTCGTTATAATATCAGTTATGACAATAGGATTAATGGGAGGGTCATATATAGTTCCTCTATTTTTACAAAATATAAGAGGATATACCCCAATGGAAGCAGGTATGATTATGTTTCCATCTGCACTTATCATGTCATTTATGATGCCTATAAGCGGATCACTGTTTGATAAATTTGGAGCCAAGATAGTAGCTGTACCTGGACTTATTATATTGGCAATAGGTACATTTATGCTTTCTACATCTATAAACATAAATTCAACAAAAGGATCAATAATAGCTATAAGTTGTTTAAGAAATATAGGACTGGGACTTGCAATGATGCCAATAAGTAGTGCTGGATTAAATACTATAAAAGGTGAAATGATTTCAAGAGCATCTGCACTAAATAGTACTGTAAGGCAGATAGCAAGTTCTGTAGCAGTAACAATGATGACAGTAATAATGCAGTCACAGACAAACTATAATTATTCAAAACTCTCAGATCAAATAAGTATATATAACAAATCAGCAGTTGATACTATAAGTGCACTTACAAAATCATATATGGGTTCAGGTCTTCCACAAGATAGTGCAAAGATAGCAGCCGTATCTCAATTAGCAAAGAGTATTCAAGGACAGGCTACGGTAGATGCCATGGCATATTCAATTTCTGTAACTGGAGTTATAACTATTATTGCTATATTTTTAACTTTATTTATGAGAAGATATAGAGTGACTAGAAAGCCAAAGGATAAAAATGATACTATTGAGGAAAAGGTTGTATCTGTTGAGTAA
- a CDS encoding HlyD family secretion protein, translating into MNGKRKILVIGMLIVIIAVVGAIGAYYWYENTYYVSTEDARVSADLVSVTPQISGKLMEFNVEEGDKVTKNEILARQDMNGISDVNIEQALIRSPIDGIVAKRQGTVGELWSSSQTMFTLVDTDKIYIGANIEETKIGKVHIGQPVDITIDQFASEKFTGTIKTIGETSNSALSLISSSSSGTFTKVVQRVPIKIQLDEYKDKIIPGTNAVIKIHVR; encoded by the coding sequence ATGAATGGTAAGCGTAAAATATTGGTGATTGGAATGTTGATAGTAATTATTGCAGTAGTTGGTGCAATAGGTGCTTATTATTGGTATGAAAATACTTATTATGTATCAACTGAAGATGCAAGGGTAAGTGCTGATTTAGTTAGTGTAACTCCACAAATTTCAGGGAAACTAATGGAATTTAATGTGGAAGAAGGCGATAAAGTTACAAAAAATGAAATATTAGCTCGACAAGATATGAATGGTATTTCTGATGTTAATATAGAACAAGCATTGATAAGATCACCTATTGATGGGATTGTTGCTAAAAGACAGGGAACTGTAGGAGAATTATGGTCATCAAGCCAAACTATGTTTACATTAGTAGATACGGATAAAATATATATAGGTGCGAATATAGAGGAAACAAAGATTGGAAAAGTACATATTGGACAACCAGTTGATATAACGATAGATCAGTTTGCTTCAGAAAAGTTTACAGGAACAATTAAAACTATAGGGGAAACATCGAATTCCGCATTGTCTCTTATTTCATCATCAAGCAGTGGTACTTTTACAAAGGTAGTACAAAGAGTTCCAATAAAAATACAACTTGATGAATATAAAGATAAAATAATTCCAGGAACTAATGCTGTAATTAAGATTCATGTTAGGTAA